Below is a window of Jonesiaceae bacterium BS-20 DNA.
CGAGTTCCGCACAGACCTCCGTCACCGTTTGGATAGCGACATCGCATAGCGGGCAGTCCGCACGGGTATAAACAATTACCCGGGCGGTGACCGACGGTGATCCTGCATGAGCCTGTTCACTGGAATTCATGCTTTAAGTCTAGGACTATTGGCTAGACTGATGAGGTGAATTCCAAAGTTGGCGAGCCTGACTCCCAAGAACTACCAGAACCTTCTGACACCGGACCTCGGGTGGCAGCCTTCTTTGACGTTGATAACACCATCATTCGGGGAGCTAGCGCCTTCCACCTAGGCAAGGCACTGTATGACCGCGGATTCTTCCGCAAGCGGGACATCTGGGCCTTTGCCTACCAGCAGGCTCGTTACGTGATGATGGGTGAGAACAACCAGCAAATCAGCAGCACCCGAAACAGGGCCCTGTCTGTCATGCAAGGACACTCTGTTGCCGAGGTTGTTTCCATTGGCGAAGAGGTCTATGACCAGGTCCTTGCCAATCGCATCTACCCCGGTACCCAAAAGCTGCTCGACAAGCACCTGGCGGCCGGCCATGAAGTCTGGTTGGTTACCGCAACCCCGTCCGAGGTAGGCGATCTCATCGCGCGCCGGCTGGGGGTATCCGGAGCTCTTGCGACAGTGGTCGAGCATGAGGCCGGCTACTACACCGGTAATCTCGTTGGCGAGCTCATGCACGGCACCTCGAAGGCGAATGCCGCCCAAACGCTGGCCAAGGATCGCAACATCGATTTGACCGCGTCGTTTGCGTACGGGGACTCCATGAACGACGTTCCCCTTCTCAACACCGTTGGTAATCCCTGCGCCATTAATCCCGATGCCCGCCTGCGCAAGCACGCTCAGCTATCCGGTTGGCCCACCCGCGACTTTCGTGGCAAACGCAATGCCGCCCGTAAGTCCATCAAGACTGCGTCCCTTGCCGGCCTAGTCTGGGCGATCACCTTGGTCATCAAAAAGGTAACCCGCGGCCTGCGGAAATAGGCACCAAATTTCGTTGATGTTCCCCCGCGTTCCGGCGAGTGCTCTGCCGAGAGTGGCAGATCGCGGACGAGATTGGTAAAAAAATCCAATGTCTCGGGGGCGTTTCACCAATCTCGGTGGGGGCGCACCGCATGATCGCCTAAACCTTTTGGATACAACTCAGGCCCGGTCTTTCGACCGGGCCTGTAAGAAGTCTAGAAAAGAAGTTCTACTTCTTGTTGCGACGCTGGTGACGCGTCTTGCGAAGCAGCTTACGGTGCTTCTTCTTGGCCATACGCTTGCGGCGCTTCTTAACGACGGAGCCCATGTTGGTTCCTCACAGTTCTGTTCTTATCAACGTGCACGTGCTGCTTATTCTAACCAGTTGTACTAAACCAGCTACATCGACCAAGTTAGTTCCAAGACATGGCACAGTGCGTGGGAAAGTCCACCTACCATGTTACCTGCTTGCAGAAGTGAATCTTGCCAAAATCAGGTCTTTGGAATAACTTTTTTGTCAGACTTCAAATGATACATCGACTCCGAGCAGTGGCAGACATGCCTGCCGGGTGGCTCGAATCGCCCTATCGACCTCACTATGGGGGTCAAAACCGCTGGTCCACGGTTTGA
It encodes the following:
- a CDS encoding HAD family hydrolase translates to MNSKVGEPDSQELPEPSDTGPRVAAFFDVDNTIIRGASAFHLGKALYDRGFFRKRDIWAFAYQQARYVMMGENNQQISSTRNRALSVMQGHSVAEVVSIGEEVYDQVLANRIYPGTQKLLDKHLAAGHEVWLVTATPSEVGDLIARRLGVSGALATVVEHEAGYYTGNLVGELMHGTSKANAAQTLAKDRNIDLTASFAYGDSMNDVPLLNTVGNPCAINPDARLRKHAQLSGWPTRDFRGKRNAARKSIKTASLAGLVWAITLVIKKVTRGLRK
- a CDS encoding AURKAIP1/COX24 domain-containing protein; translation: MGSVVKKRRKRMAKKKHRKLLRKTRHQRRNKK